AGTAACAGCAATCTACCTACTTTTAGCCATTGCAATGTCAATAGTAGGTGATGGTTCTATTTCTTCTTTTATTAGTGTTTTAAAAAATGACTTAAATTGAAATGAACAAATAATTTCTTATCTTCTTGGTTTTACAAATATTTTTATTGCTTTAGGAATTTTAGGAATATTAAATGCTTTTACTATGTGAGGTCCAAGATTGGTTGAAGAGCTAATTCTTCATGGAGATTTTAAATTTTTACAAAAATATAAACATAAACTCAACATAGAAAAACCAGTTGTTGGAACTATAATAACACTTGTTTTTTCTACATTTTTAATCATAATTTTGTTCTTAATTGGAACCTTTGCTTTTATAGATGATAGTAAATACGATAATTATGGATCAAAATTAGATAGTCTATACTCGCTTGCTGATATTTTAGGTAATTGATCGGCTTTAATTTCTTTTGCTTTTATAGCTATTGCGATTTTTGGAGGGTTAAAAAATAGAAAAACAAATAAAGTAAAAGTAACAAAATTCAAGCACTTTGTGTTATTTTCAGTAATTTCCTTAGTTGTTACTTGACTAATTTTAATTTTCTCAATTGCAATTCCAATTTTTGATTTATTAGCTTTATTTTGAATAAAAGATACAAAAGATGTATTAGTTCCAAGATTAGTAAAAGTCTTGATTTTGTTTGCTTTTTTTGCAATTTCAGCTTTTCCGATTTTCTTCGAATCTTTGAAGAAAAAGTACTTAAAAAAGAAAATTAAAAAATAATTTTCGTTTTTTTTTAAAATATAGTACTATTTAAAAGAAATGCAATCAAAACAAATTAACTTAGAAAAATTTATTAGAGACGTAAAAGATTTCCCAATCGAAGGAATTATATTTAAAGATATTTCACCACTTTTAGCTAATGGAAAAGCACTACACTGCACAATTCACAAAATGGCAGAATTAGCAAAAGATGCAGATGTTATTATTGGACCAGATGCAAGAGGTTTCTTGTTTGGTACTCCAACAGCTGCTTTTTTAAAAAAACCTTTTATCATGGTAAGAAAGCCTAAAAAATTACCAGGCGATGTAATTAGTTTCGAATACGAACTAGAATACGGAACTTCTACTTTAGAAATCCAAACAAACATGCTAAAACCAGGTCAAAAAGTAGCAATTATCGATGACGTTTTAGCTACTGGTGGAACAATGAAAGCCATCACAGATTTAATTGAATCTCAAGGAGCTGTTGTTCACAAAATAGTATTTTTATTAGAATTAGTAGCTCTTAACGGAATTGAAAAATTAAAAAATTATGATGTTAGTTCATTAATCAGAGTTGAATAATCATTTCTTTTCAAACTTCAATTTTATGTTATAATTATTGCCTATAATTACAACACAACACATTAATCCTTGATCTATATTAAATAGATCCAATTTGACCAAAAGGAGACATCATGTCAAAATACGAAATTATGACTGTTTTAGCTCCAGGAACTGAATTAAAAGTCATTGAAGACATTTTAAAATCAGTTTTTAGTGCAAAAAACATCGAAAAATTCGAAAAACTTGAAAGAACTGAGTTAGCATACGAAATTAAAAAACATAAACAAGGAATTTTCGTTTTAGCTAACGTTAAAGCTGAAGAAAGTTTAATTGAAGAATTTGTTAGAAGAGCTAATATTTTAAAAAAACAAATTCTAAGATTTTTAGTAATTAATCTTGATTCAGAAAGAGGAATTAACAAAACCTTCAAAGCAATAAAAAACGATAAACAAAGATTTTTCTCCAGCAAAAAAACAACAGCTTCAACAGAAGAAAATAAAGGATTTACAAAGCCATTTGCTAAAAAATCCTTTTCAAAAAAATCTGAAGAAACTGATACTTCTAAAACAACAGAACACGAAAAAAAACCAAGACAACCAAGAACTATAAAAACTAAAGAAGTAAAAGAATCAAAAGTAGCATCTACAGCAAAAAAAGTAGAAAAAACAGCAGAAAATAAAGAGTAAATTTTATGAATAAAGTCATATTAGTTGGCAGAATAGTCAATGACTTAACTTTAAATAGAACAAAGTCAGGTCTTGATTATCTTAGATTTAATTTAGCAATTGAAAGAAGAAAATTTAGCTCTGATGCTGAAGATATTACAGATTTTATTCCAATTGTAGCTTGAAGATTTAATGCAATAAATATTTATTCACTTTCTACTAAAGGCTCTTTAATTTTAATTGAAGGTTATCTTTCATCAGGAAGGTATCAAAAAGAAGATGGTTCCAATGTCTACACTCTTGATGTTGTAGTAGACACCTTTAGAGCTTTAGAAACTAAAGAGCAATTAGAATTAAGAAAGAAAAAAAATATTTCTGAATCACATCAGCCTTCATTTAAAGCTTCAACACCATCTTCAGTAAACGAGCCTACTTTTGTCAATGCAAACACTTCAAAAGCTGAAACAATTTCAGAAAATCTACAAGCAACTAATGATGAAACTGACGACGATGACGATGATATATTCATAGATTGAAATTTTAATTCTATGGATGAGTAAAGGAATTATTATGAACAAGAAAAATAAGAAAAAATTAAAGAAAAAACCTTGCCACTTTTGCGAAACACAAACAGTTTATATAGATTATAAAAATGTTGAAGTATTGGAAAAATTTGTTAATCCTCATGGAAAAATTCAACCTTCTAGAATTACAGGAAGTTGTTCAAAACACCAAAGACAAGTTTCATTAGCAATTAAAAGAGCAAGAATGATAGCCTTAATGGCATTTGTTGGTGAAAGAGTTAGAAGGTAAAAAAAGAAAATAAAAAAATTTTTAGTTAATCTAAAAATTTTTTTATTATAATTAAAATTATGTCATTAAAAGCCGGTATTGTAGGACTTCCTAATGTAGGAAAATCAAGTCTTTTTTCTGCACTTACATCTTCAACAGTTGAAATTGCAAATTATCCTTTTGCAACTATAGATCCAACTGTTGCAATTGTAGAAATTAAAGACAAAAGATTAAATGAAATAGCAAAAATTGTAAATCCTGAAAAAGTAGTTTATGCTACCTTCTCTTTTGTTGATATAGCTGGTTTAATAGCGGGTGCTTCAAAAGGAGAAGGACTAGGAAATAAATTTTTAGCCAACATCAGAGATGTAGATGCTATTATTCATGTTGTTCGTTGCTTTGAAGACAACAAAATTATTCATGTTTCTAACAAAATTGATCCAAAAGCAGATGTTGAAGTAATAAATTTAGAATTAATTTTATCTGATTTATCAGTTATTGAAAATGTCTTAAAAAGAGTAGCCAAAAGAGCACAAAACACACCAGATAAAACAGCTAAGTTAGAATATGAATTAGCTCAAAAAATTGAAAAAGTACTTAAATTGGGACAACCAGCAAGAACTTTAGATTATTCAGATGAAGAAAAAAAGCTTTTACAAAGCTGACAACTATTAAGTCTTAAACCAGTTTTATATGTAGCAAACATTGATCAAGAATCGATTAAAAATCCAACAATTAATAAATATTATGTTGAATTAGAAAAAATTGCAAAACAGGAAAATAATAAAATTATTCCTATTTCAGTACAAATCGAATATGAAATCAGTTTGTTAAACACAGAAGAAAAAGAAGAATTTTTACAAGAGTACAATCTCAAAGAACCAGGTTTAGATATTTTAACAAGAGAAGCTTTTTCTTTATTAAATCTAGCTAATTATTTTACTGCAGGAGTAAAAGAAGTAAGAGCTTGAACTTTCAAAAAAGGTTATACAGCTCCTCAATGTGGTGGAATAATTCACTCAGATTTTGAAAAAAAATTCATCAAAGTTGAGATAATATCTTATAATGACTTTATAGAATCTAAAGGCGAAAAAAACGCAAAAGAACAAGGAAAACAAAGACTAGAAGGTAAAAATTACCTTGTACAAGATGGAGACATCTGTAATTTTAAATTTGGAAAATAAATATATAATATTAAAATTCAAAAACAAAATCAAAAAGTCAGGGGGTTTAGTATAACGGCAGTACCACGGACTCCAAACCCGTTAGTAAAGGTTCGAATCCTTTAACCCTCGCCATATGTAATTGCACTATGAAAAACAACACCAATCCATTTAATTCACAAAACTTTCAAAATCAAAATTCAAAGTCTACAAATAGAAACACATCTTTTTCTAATCCTTTTGCAAATAAACAAAATTTTCAACAAGGAAATACAACACAAAAATCAGATTCATCTTTAAATTCTGCTTCAGATTCCAGATTTAAAAATCAATCTCCATTTAATAATTTTAAACAACCAAATGAATCAGAATTTATAGAAAATTCAACACAAAATTTAAATAACTTTCAACAACCTTCTAAGTTTTCAGAACAACCTTATGGTGGTTCTGATAATTTTAGATCTAATCCACAAAATCCTCAATTCCCAAACCAAAATCACAACAATCCAAACGCACAAAAACCTAATCAATATGGTTTTCCTAATCAAAACTATAACGGCTATAACCAGACAAATCCACAATTTCCTAACCGAAATTACAACAATCCTAACCCACAAAATCAACCAATTCCTATTCCTCAGAATCAACAATACTCACAATTTTCAAATCCTCAAAATCCTTCATTTCCAAACCAAAATTACAAGAATCCTCAACAACAAAATCCTCAATTCCCTAACCAAAATTACAACAATCCAAACCCACAAAATCAACCAATACCTAATCCACAAAATCAACAATATCCACAGTTTCCAAATCCTCAAAATCCTTCATTTTCTAACCAAAACTATAATAATCCTCAACAACAAAATCCTCAATTTCCAAACCAAAATTACAATCCAGCAAATCCTAATCAATATAATGTCCCAAATAACAACAACTATCAAAACCATCCATTACAGAATTATTCTACAAATCCACAATCAACAATTGCTCCAACTCAACAGTACATCAATAATCAACAAAATACTTCTAATACTACACAAGGTGATGTTCCAAAATATTTTTCTGTAAAGCAGGAATCACAAAAATGACAAAAATTCTTGAAATTTAAACCTTCAAAGAAAAAACAACTCAAAAAAGTGGATTTCCAAAATTCCAATGCAGAATTTTTTAAACCTTTTTTCTCTTCCGAGTCTAATTTTATTTACTTAGAAAAAGGTTTAGGATATAATAAAATCAACAATATTTCACTTCATAATTTTGCTAAAACTATTTTAGCTGGATTAGAAACACTATACGAAGAAGCACTAAGAAATAATGAAGTAAGCATTAAAGAAATTAAATTTAGAGAAAGACCTATTATTTTTGCTCATAATTTAATTTCACAAAAAGATATTTTTAAAACTTTCTACAGAAGTTTTAAACATTATAAATTAGAGACACTTTGAGTAAAAAAGACAAATAGACAAGAAAATATTGACAAAGAAACACTCAAGTACTGATTAGAAAAAAATATAGTAGATGGTGCTGAAGATAAACCAATTTTAATTTTTTATTTTTACAATGATCCACATTCAAATAAAGTAATTTTAGAAATTAGAAATAGATTCTTTTACTTTTTAGATCAAGAATTTTATGAAACACTGTCTGAATTATCACAACAATTAATATTTGAAAGTAATTACAAAAAATTCGCTAAACTAAACAAAAAAGATTTTGAAAAAAATGTATTATTAGATAATCAGCTAGCCAACTTAGTCGAAGAAGTAAAAAATAAATACTCTTTGAATTCTCAGACAGAAAGCAAAGTAAAAACACTTTTGAAAATTAAGCTAAAAGAAAGTTTTTTTGATATTTTTACAAAACTTGACTTTAATATCAAAAAGTCTTCATTTTCCTTGTTGTTTTCATGAATTTTTCTTAGTTTTAGAAAAAAATACCACTTTGTGATAGATGCAATAAACTTAGAAGATGTCAAGTTTTATCTTCGTAATAAATGAAAATATACACAATTAAGATCCTGAGATATCTTTTTAATATTATTAGATATTTACTCAAAAAAATCTGTTTTTGCTGCTACCACTAACCCTAGTGAAAATTATGTACAAAACATTTTAAATATAAACACACAATTACCTTTACAAATTTTTGAAAACTTTAATTTTGAAAATGTAAATTTTTACTATTCACAAGATGAAACATTAATAAATAATAATGAAAAAGAAAATCTAAATATTAGTTTAGATCAACAAATTAATTATTCGCCAGAAATAATTGATAATTTTTCTTCAAATATCTACATTTTTTTACATTTATTAGAGTTTATTAATAACAAAATTGAACAAGAAAAAATTCATTATTCAAAAATTTTCAAGTCCTTTTTAGCAAAAACTCAAAATACACATTATTGAGAATATAGCGCATATACTGTAAAAGATCTTCATCAATTAGAATCTAGAATTTCTAGTTTTCGTCGAATTAAGTTTATAGATAACATTTTAGAACCTAATCAGTACTTTAGTAATTTTTTAATTTTCGACTACAACAAAAATAGTTGAGAAAATAAATTAATTATTTCTTATAATAATGTTAATAAGTTGTGTAAAATTTCTTATTGAGTAAGACAAGCCAACAAAGAAGATAAGAAGTTTTTCAAAAAACTTAAAAAAATTATTAAAAGTAAAAAATAGCAAAAAGGAACAAAATGAGCACAAAACAAGTTACAAAATTCAAAAATAAAGAATATCAAACAACCAAAGAATTAATAACAGCTGGCACAACTTTAAAACTAAAATTAACAGATAAAACTTTCGAGCCTATTGAAATTGTAGATTTTGGTAAGGATTTAAAAGGAAATGATAAATATAAATTAGCAGTTATATCAGTGTTTCCTTCAATAAATACATCAGTTTGTGATGAACAAACAAAAGGTATTATTGAATTATCAAAAAAACATCCAAATGTAAGATTTATTTCAGTATCAGTTGATTTACCTAGCGCCATTGGTCAATGATTAGGTATGAATGGAGCAGATAACATTGAATTTTATTCAGATCACAGACAAAGAACATTTGGTGAAATAGGTTTTCTCATTGATGAAATTTTCTTATTAAATAGAGGATACTTAATTCTAGATACGCAAGGAAAAGTTTTAAAAGTTAGTGCAAATTCTGATGTGCATCAACAAATAGACTTTAACGAATTAGAAGAAGAAATTCAAAAATATAAAAAATAGTGTATAATTTTCTTGTCATATTTTATATATGACATTATGTAAATTTCTCAAACAAATTAGTTCGATTTTTATCGAATTAATTTGTTTTTTATTTGTTTTTTTATAAATTTGTGTAAAATATAGTGGCAATTAGAAATTATTGCAGAAAGAAGATTCACTCTCACCTGATGAATACGTGTTCATAGGTAAAGGCTACAAAATACTAATTTGTTATTATTTTTTAATAATAATTTTTGTTTTGCTGAGAAAGTGGATTTACCACTTTTTTTATTTAATCTCAAGGAGGAAAAATTATTTCCAAACCAAATCCTAAAGCCTTTTCACGTTCAAAACCTACACAAGAACATTGAGTTAACAAAAACATTCCATTTGTAAAAGTTTTTCTTATCGGATCAGATAACGAAAAAATAGGAATAATTGAAACAAAACAAGCAATTGAAATGGCAAAAGAACAAAAACTAGATGTAGTAGTTCTTTCTGTTGACAACTCAACAGGTACACCAAGACCTATTGCCAAAATTTTAGACTACGGAAAATTCAAGTACGAAAGAAAGAAAAAACAAAAAGTTGAAAAAGAAAAACAATCTTTTACCAACAACAGAGAAATTAGACTTTCTTTTGGAATAAACATAAACGACATAAAAATCAAAGCAAAAAAAGCTAAAGAATTTTTACTAGACAATGACAGAGTTAAAGTAGCTCTAAGACTAAGAGGGCGTGAAAACACAAGACCTGAACAAGGAAAATTAATTTTAAATTCCTTTTTTGATGAAGTAAAATCAATTGCAAAATTAAGTAAAGAAATGCAATTAGCTGGTAATTTTATAACTTTACACCTCGAAAGAGATAAAAAGAAACTACCTAAATTTACTTCTTCAAAACAGATAAAAGAATTAATTGATTTTGAAAAAACATTAAAGGAAGAAGAACCAAATAATGCCTAAAGCAAAGACAAAATCAGCACTAAAAAAGAGAATTAAAGTAACTGCTTCTGGAAAAATTAAGCACAAACATGCATATCGTTCTCACTTAGCACAAAATAAATCTACAAAACAAAAAAGACAGTCCAGACACGCAACAACAATGTCATCTTCTGATTACAAAAGAATAAAAGACTTAATTTAATAGATTTATTAATAATTTTATTTAATATTAAAAGGAGATTTTACCAATGAGAGTAAAAGGCGGAACTGTCACAAGAGCTAGAAGAAAAAAATGATTAAAATTAGCTAAAGGATACTGAGGACATAAATCCATAGGTTACAAAGTTGCTAAACAAGCAGTTGTTAAATCATGAACTTATGCATTTAGAGATAGAAAACAAGTAAAAAGAGATTTTCGTAAATTATGAATTAGCAGAATTAACGCTGCTTCAAGACCACTTGGTTTAAGTTATTCACAATTAATCAACGGACTTAAAAAAGCTAATATAGAAATCAACAGAAAAATGCTTTCAGAACTTGCAATTAATGAACCTGAAACATTTGCTAAAATAGTAGAACAAGTAAAAAACACAATAAATAAAGGATAATAATATGGCAAGAAAAGATGATATCACAGGCAAAGGTCCTTTAAGTGGAAATAACCGTTCACACGCTTTAAATGCAACTAAAAGAAAATTTAACCTAAACTTACAAAAAGTTGTAATCGAAGTTAACGGAGTAAAACAAACTTTAAAAGTAAGTGCAAAAACTAAAAAAACACTTAGAAAAAAAGGTTTAATTTAATATTTTTATATTTATATAATAATATGTCTTAAAAAAGCAAAATTTGTTTTTGCTTTTTTTATTTTTTTTAAAAACAGATTTAATTCATAAATTAAAATAAAAAAAACATAATATAGTATAATTAAACCAATATAGTAAAAACTACAAAAGGAGCAAAATGAATTTTAAATACATTAAAAAAGACCATGTAATGCGTTCTTATGATGAACAAGTAAGATTTTTAGACATTGATGGTAATTTAATTGACAAAAAAGTTGATACTGAATTAACTAAAGAACAGCTATTAGAAGCTTATAAATGAATGGTTTTATCACGTCAACAAGATACTTATATGACTCAACTACAAAAACAAGGTAGAATGCTTTCATTCGCGCCAAACTTTGGAGAAGAGGCTTTACAAGTAGCTAGTGCTTTTGCACTTACAAAAGACGACTGATTTGCACCAGCTTTTAGATCAAATGCAACAATGTTAGCATTAGGTGTGCCAATCAAAAACCAATTACTATACTGAAATGGACAAGAAAGAGGTTCAGTTACACCAGTAGGTGTTAACGTTTTACCAGTTAACATTCCAATAGCAACTCAATACTCACATGCTGCTGGAATTGCTTATGCAGCAAAATTACAAGGTAAAAAAATCGTTGCTATGTCAATAGTAGGAAACGGTGGTACAGGAGAAGGTGAATTTTACGAAGCTATGAATATAGCAAGTATTTGACAATGACCAGCTGTATTTACTGTAAACAACAACCAATGAGCAATTTCAACTCCATTTAAATATGGATCAGGATCAAAAACTATTTCACAAAAAGCAGAAGCTGTAGGAATCCCAGGTGTTATAGTAGATGGAAACGACTTGCTAGCTTCATATGCAGTAATTAAAGAAGCTGTAGAATGAGCACGTCAAGGAAATGGACCAGTTTTAGTTGAATTTTTAACATGAAGACAAGGTGTTCATACTTCTTCAGATAATCCAAGAATTTATCGTACAGAAGAAGAAGAAAAAGAACATGAAAAATGAGAACCATTCCACAGAATAGAAAAATACTTAAAAGACAAAAACTTTATTACTGATGAAGAAATCAAGAAAATTTGAGAAACTTCTTTAGATAAAGTTAAAGCAACTTATGAAGAATCATTAAAAGAATTAGACACTCAATTAGATGAAATCTTTGATCATACATATGCAACATTAACTCAAGAGTTAAAAGAACAAAAACAACAAGCTAAAGAATACTATGCAAAGGAAGGTAAATAATTTATGTCAACAAAAGCATTAAATAATATTGGTGCAGTTACTGATGCACTAGCATTAATGATGGAAAAAGACCCAACTGTTGTTCTTTGAGGAGAAGATGCAGGATTTGAAGGTGGAGTTTTTAGAGCAACTGAAGGATTACAGAAAAAATTTGGAATCTCACGTGTATTCGACGCTCCTATTGCTGAAGCAACAATCGCTGGAATTGGTGTTGGTGCTGCACTTTATGGTTTAAAACCAGTAGTTGAAATGCAATTCCAAGGATTCTCATATCCAGCATTCCAACAAATTATGACCCACGCTGCTAGATATAGAAACCGTACAAGAGGTAGATTTACTGTTCCTATGGTAGTAAGAATGCCAATGGCTGGAGGAGTTAGAGCTCTAGAACACCACTCAGAAGCAATCGAGGCTTTATTTGCTCACGTTCCAGGTCTAAAAGTTGTTATGCCTTCAACACCTTATGATACAAAAGGTTTATTAATTGCAGCTATTAACGACCCAGATCCAGTTATTTTCTTAGAACCAAAGAAAATTTATCGTTCATTTAAACAAGAAGTTCCAGAAGGAATCTACGAAGTTGAAATCGGAAAAGCAAATGTTTTAGTAGAAGGTTCTGATTTAACACTAGTAACATATGGAGCTCAAGTGCATGAAGCATTAGCAGCTTTAAAAGAATTAAATGGTCAATACTCAGTTGAAATAATTGACTTAAGAACAATTTCTCCTTTAGATACAGATACAGTTATTAACTCTGTTAAAAAAACAGGAAGACTTTTAGTTGTTCACGAAGCTGTTAAATCATTTTCAGTTTCAGCTGAAATTATTACAAGAGTAAATGAAAAAGCATTTGAATTCTTATTAGCACCTCCAGCAAGATTAACAGGATATGACATCACAGTTCCTTTAGCTAGAGGAGAAGGATTCCACGCAATCGACAACAAAAAAATTCTTACCAAAATTAAAGAAGTAATGAGCTTCGAAGGTTAAGAAATTTAAGGAATTTAAAAATGGAAAAAAGATTTGTAACCCCACTAGCAAAAGCGCTAGCGGAAAAATTAGGTATTAACATTGATTTAGTAAAAGGTTCAGGTCCAGCAGGTAGAGTTTTAAGAGAAGATGTTCTTGCATTTTCTAAAAATCCACAACCAACACAACCTGCACCTGCTCAAGTAGCAACACCAGCACCTGCGCCAGCTACACCTGCGCCAGCCGCAACAGTTGCTACTTCACAAGGACTTACAGGGAAAGTTGAAAAAGTTGCACCTATTAGAAAAGCAATCGCAAAAGCAATGAAAACTTCATGAGCTTCAGTTGCTTATGTTAACTTAGTAAACGAAATCGATGTTACTAACTTATGGAATTTAAGAAAAAAAGTAGTTGATGATATTCAAAAAACAACAGGACTAAAAATTACTTTTTTATCCTTCATTTCTAAAGCAATTTTAATCGCATTACAAGAGTTCCCAATTCTAGCTGCTAAATACGATGAAGCTACTGAATCACTTGTTTATCCATCTACAATTAATTTAGGAATCGCAGTAGATACAGAAGCAGGTTTAATGGTTCCAGTTATTAAAGATGCACAAAATTTATCAATGGTGCAAATTGGACAAGAAATCAATCGTTTAGCTAAAGCTGCAAGAGATAGAAAAATCAAAGCAGCTGAAATGTCAGGTGGTTCATTTACAATTACAAACTACGGATCAGTGGGAGCATTATATGGAGTTCCAGTTATCAACTACCCAGAAATTGCAATTGCTGGAGTTGGAGCTATTCAATCTAATGTTCGTTGAGTAAACGGACAAGCAACTGAAGGTAAAGTTATGCATCTTACAGTAGCAGCTGATCACCGTTGAGTAGATGGTGGAACAATTGGAAGATTTATTTCAAGAGTAAAAGAATTGCTTGAAAAACCAGAAATTTTGGGTATAATATAATTTCACAATAAATAATTAATCACATTTTCATTTTTTAAACTTTGCAACTTTTTGGTTGCAAAGTTTAAATATGTTAAAGAATTAAAAAAAAACGGAGAAATATGTTTAAGTTCAAATTCGCCGATATAGGTGAGGGTCTACACGAAGGAGTTGTAGGCGAAATCTTTGTCAAAGAAGGAGATATGGTAAAAGAAGGAGATTCATTATTTTCAGTTGAAACTGATAAAATGGCTTCTGAAATTCCTTCTCCTGCAACTGGTAAAATTGTTAAAATCTTAATGGCACAAGGTGATACTATCCACGTTGGACAAGAAATTTTCCACATTGATGATGGAAAAGGTGATTCTGGAGATTCAGCTCCAGCTGAAGAAACACCAGCACCTGCACCAGAAGCTCCTAAAAAAGAAGAAGCACAAGAAGAAGGTGGAGCATCAGTTGTTGGTGAAGTTAAAGTATCTAACGAATTATTTGATTTAAGTGCATTTGCAAAACCAAAACCAGCTACAACTACTGAAGCAAAACCTGAAAGTGCATTAAGCAGAAGAGCAGCAATGCGTGAAAAAGTTTTAGCACAACAAGCAGAAGCAAAATCTAAAGGCACAACATATTCAGGAACAGTTGATGAAGAATTTGATGTAATAGTAATCGGTTCAGGTCCTGGTGGTTATCTTGCTGCATCTGAAGCAGGACAAAATGGTCTAAAAACTTTAATTGTTGAAAAAGAATTCTGAGGTGGAGTTTGTTTAAATGTTGGATGTATTCCAACTAAAGCAATGCTAAAAAGTGCAGAAGTATTAGAATTAGTTAACCACGCTTCAGAATACGGTGTAATAGGACACACAGTTCCATTTAAATTAAGCTGAGAAAAAATGCATGAACGTAAAAGAGGCGTTGTTGCTAAACTAGTAGGCGGAGTTCAAGGAATAGTAAGAGCTGCAAAAGCTAAATCAGAAATTGGACAAGCAGAATTTTTAGCAAGTCATGTAATTAAAGTAAATGGAAAAGTTTATCGTGGTAAAAACTTAATTATTGCTACCGGATCAACTGATAGAAAAATTGACCTACCAGGTTTTGCACAAGCTTATGAATCAGGTGAAGTAATTACATCAAAAGAAGCAATCAACTTAGAAAAACAACCAAAATCTATTACTATAGTAGGTGGTGGAGTAATTGGAGTTGAATTTGCACAAATTTTTGCCACAGCAGGAACAAAAGTTACCATCTTACAAAATTTACCTTTAATTTTAGCTAACTTAGATAGCGAAATTTCAAAACAAGTAAGT
This Mycoplasma sp. 1654_15 DNA region includes the following protein-coding sequences:
- a CDS encoding alpha-ketoacid dehydrogenase subunit beta; translated protein: MSTKALNNIGAVTDALALMMEKDPTVVLWGEDAGFEGGVFRATEGLQKKFGISRVFDAPIAEATIAGIGVGAALYGLKPVVEMQFQGFSYPAFQQIMTHAARYRNRTRGRFTVPMVVRMPMAGGVRALEHHSEAIEALFAHVPGLKVVMPSTPYDTKGLLIAAINDPDPVIFLEPKKIYRSFKQEVPEGIYEVEIGKANVLVEGSDLTLVTYGAQVHEALAALKELNGQYSVEIIDLRTISPLDTDTVINSVKKTGRLLVVHEAVKSFSVSAEIITRVNEKAFEFLLAPPARLTGYDITVPLARGEGFHAIDNKKILTKIKEVMSFEG
- a CDS encoding 2-oxo acid dehydrogenase subunit E2 translates to MEKRFVTPLAKALAEKLGINIDLVKGSGPAGRVLREDVLAFSKNPQPTQPAPAQVATPAPAPATPAPAATVATSQGLTGKVEKVAPIRKAIAKAMKTSWASVAYVNLVNEIDVTNLWNLRKKVVDDIQKTTGLKITFLSFISKAILIALQEFPILAAKYDEATESLVYPSTINLGIAVDTEAGLMVPVIKDAQNLSMVQIGQEINRLAKAARDRKIKAAEMSGGSFTITNYGSVGALYGVPVINYPEIAIAGVGAIQSNVRWVNGQATEGKVMHLTVAADHRWVDGGTIGRFISRVKELLEKPEILGII
- the lpdA gene encoding dihydrolipoyl dehydrogenase — translated: MFKFKFADIGEGLHEGVVGEIFVKEGDMVKEGDSLFSVETDKMASEIPSPATGKIVKILMAQGDTIHVGQEIFHIDDGKGDSGDSAPAEETPAPAPEAPKKEEAQEEGGASVVGEVKVSNELFDLSAFAKPKPATTTEAKPESALSRRAAMREKVLAQQAEAKSKGTTYSGTVDEEFDVIVIGSGPGGYLAASEAGQNGLKTLIVEKEFWGGVCLNVGCIPTKAMLKSAEVLELVNHASEYGVIGHTVPFKLSWEKMHERKRGVVAKLVGGVQGIVRAAKAKSEIGQAEFLASHVIKVNGKVYRGKNLIIATGSTDRKIDLPGFAQAYESGEVITSKEAINLEKQPKSITIVGGGVIGVEFAQIFATAGTKVTILQNLPLILANLDSEISKQVSANLEKLGVKIITNATTQRFENDEVVYSVDGKEERIKSDITLVSVGRIPNTQGLKEVGLELGQRSELVTDEFCKTNVEGVYGIGDVSGKSMLAHVAYRHAVVAVANIVGKKERYSDKTVPACIYTHPEIASIGLTEEQAKAKGIDFIVGKASYGHIGKAIATNETQGFAKLLVDKEFGEIIGVHVLGAVATDIISELVVAVDLETTVYEIADAIHPHPTYSEIVWEAARNAVAKLNKLKK